From one Trifolium pratense cultivar HEN17-A07 linkage group LG1, ARS_RC_1.1, whole genome shotgun sequence genomic stretch:
- the LOC123918567 gene encoding plant UBX domain-containing protein 10: MADVADKLAYFQAITGLEDPDLCTEILAAHGWDLELAISSFTTTTAATTTTDTNNNNHDDDVNLQSISESEPPLPPPPPGLAWKLIKLPISVISGSLGLVSGAIGLGLWAAGGVLSYSLGFVGLGSGSSSSSASGSASPLVSVSAATTEAMQFVAAFERDYGTTTKPNFVSEGFMDALQRSRNSFKLLFVYLHSPDHPDTPLFCRRTLCSDVFVEFVNQNFVCWGGSIRASEGFKMSNSLKASRFPFCALVMAATNQRIALLQQVEGPKSPEEMLVVLQRVLEESSPVLVAARLDAEERRNNARLREEQDAAYRAALEADQARERQRREEEERLAREAAEAERKLKEEEEARERAAQEAAEKQAALAKLREEKAQSLGEEPEKGPNVTQVLVRFPNGVRKDRRFNSTVTIQSLYDYVDSLGLLEAESYSLVSNFPRVVYGQEKLTQSLKEAGLHPQASLFVELSS; this comes from the exons ATGGCAGATGTAGCCGATAAACTTGCCTATTTCCAAGCAATCACCGGTTTAGAAGATCCCGACCTCTGCACTGAGATCCTCGCCGCTCACGGTTGGGACCTCGAACTCGCTATTTCATCTTTCACCACTACAACCGCCGCAACAACCACCACCgacaccaacaacaacaaccacgaTGATGATGTTAATCTACAATCAATTTCCGAATCAGAACCGCCACTTCCTCCACCACCTCCCGGATTAGCTTGGAAGCTAATCAAATTACCTATCTCCGTGATTTCCGGTAGTCTAGGGTTAGTTTCCGGTGCAATTGGTTTGGGCTTATGGGCTGCCGGTGGTGTTCTTTCGTATTCCTTGGGCTTTGTAGGCTTAGGCTCGGGAAGTTCGTCTTCATCGGCTTCGGGTTCTGCTTCGCCGTTGGTTTCTGTCTCGGCGGCGACTACTGAAGCTATGCAATTTGTTGCGGCTTTTGAGAGAGATTATGGAACAACTACGAAGCCGAATTTTGTGAGTGAGGGTTTCATGGATGCGCTTCAGAGGTCAAGGAATTCGTTTAagcttttgtttgtttatttgcaTTCTCCTGATCATCCTGATACGCCGTTGTTTTGTCGAAGGACGCTTTGTTCGGATGTTTTTGTTGAGTTTGTGAATCAGAATTTTGTTTGCTGGGGTGGTAGTATTCGTGCTAGTGAAGGTTTTAAGATGAGTAATAGTTTGAAAGCTTCTAGGTTTCCGTTTTGTGCTCTTGTTATGGCTGCTACTAATCAGAGAATTGCCCTTCTTCAACAG GTTGAAGGTCCAAAATCCCCCGAGGAGATGTTAGTGGTACTTCAGAGAGTGCTTGAAGAAAGTTCCCCAGTTCTTGTTGCAGCAAGGCTTGATGCAGAAGAAAGGCGTAATAATGCACGCTTAAGGGAGGAGCAAGATGCTGCATACAGGGCTGCACTAGAAGCTGATCAA GCTAGGGAACGAcagagaagagaagaagaagaacgtcTTGCAAGGGAAGCTGCTGAAGCTGAGAGAAAGCtcaaggaagaagaagaggcacgTGAAAGAGCAGCGCAGGAAGCTGCAGAGAAACAAGCAGCATTAGCTAAATTACGTGAAGAGAAAGCTCAGTCTCTTGGTGAAGAACCTGAAAAAGGACCTAATGTTACACAG GTTTTGGTACGGTTTCCAAATGGTGTACGCAAGGATAGGAGGTTCAACAGCACAGTGACAATTCAATCTTTGTATGACTATGTTGATTCATTGGGTTTGTTAGAAGCCGAGAGTTACAGCCTAGTCTCTAATTTTCCTCGGGTTGTTTATGGACAAGAAAAATTGACACAGTCATTAAAGGAAGCTGGATTGCATCCTCAGGCCAGCCTGTTTGTGGAGCTCAGCTCATGA